In Listeria cossartiae subsp. cossartiae, the DNA window GTCAATCCGAACGTCAATCTATTTATGAGCCACTAATTCAAGAACTTTTGGATAAAGGTTTGGCATATAAATGTTATTGTACAGAAGAAGAATTAGATGCAGAACGTGAAAAACAAAAAGCAAATGGTGAAATGCCTCGTTATAGCGGGAAATGTCGTCATTTAACAAAAGAACAACAAGCGGAAAAAGAAGCGCAAGGCTTTAAACCGAGCATTCGTTTCAAAGTGCCAGCGAATGAAACAATTACTTTTAACGATATGGTAAAAGATGATGTTTCGTTTGAATCAAATGGTATTGGTGATTTTGTTATTGCGAAAAAAGACGGAATTCCGACGTATAACTTTGCGGTAGCCGTGGATGACCATTTGATGGAAATCTCGCATGTTCTTCGTGGAGATGACCATATTTCGAATACGCCGAAACAAATAATGATTTATAATGCATTTGGTTGGGAACCACCAATTTTCGGTCACATGACGCTGATTGTGAATGAAAGTAGACGTAAACTAAGTAAACGTGATGGCTCGATTATTCAATTTATCGAACAATATCGTGATTTAGGTTACTTGCCAGAAGCTTTATTTAACTTTATCGCTATGCTTGGTTGGTCTCCAGAAGGGGAAGAAGAAATTTTCTCCAAAGAAGAGTTCATTAAGATGTTTGATCCGAAGCGTTTATCTAAATCGCCTGCATTATTCGATAATGTTAAATTGACTTGGGTGAATAACCAATATGTGAAAAAATTACCGTTAAATGATGTCGTAGAGCTTTCTTTACCTCATTTACAAAAAGCTGGTGTTGTATCTGCTGAGTTAGATCAAGCAGAACTTGATTGGGTGCACAAATTAGTGTCACTTTATCATGAACAAATGAGCTACGGTGCGGAAATTGTGCCACTTTCAGAAATGTTCTTTGCGGATGCTGAGTCGATTACGTTTGATGAAGAAGAGACAGCTGTTCTTGCGGAAGAAACTGTACCAACTGTTATTTCGGCCTTCAAAAAAGAACTAGAAGCATTAGAAGTTCTTGAAGCTGCGGAAGTTAAAGCTGCAATCAAGCGTGTCCAAAAAGAAACTGGCGTAAAAGGAAAAGGTTTGTTTATGCCAATTCGTATTGTGACAACTGGTGAAATGCATGGTCCGGAATTACCACTTGCAATTGAGGTTCTTGGCCTTGAAAAAGTGCTTAATCGTTTGGATACATGGTTGAAAAACAATTAATTTAAAGGGAAAGCATCTCGGCTATTTGCGGGGTGCTTTTTTATTTTGATATATTTCAGTTGCAAGGAATTTTATTGCTGTTATAATAGAACTAAATATACGGAAAAAGTGCTGATGGGAAGAAGTACGGAATTCTAAGCTTTTAGAGAGAGTCGCCATGGCTGGAAGCGACTTAGCTGAACACTCCTGAAATGCCTCCCTGAATTCTAGTGGGAAATTTTAGTATCACTAGACGAAATGTGGGTCGTTATCCCCACCCCTAGAGTTGGAGTAGCTGCTACAATTAGCAATGCTCAAGTCAGAGTGGAACCGCGCAAAGCGTCTCTGTATCGGAGGGGCTTTTTTTGTTGGTTTAGGTTCCAATAAAAAATGTACAAACTTGAATAAGGAGGCAACAAAATGCCAACTCGCTTAAAAGAAGATATTACAACAATTATAAAGAATGACCCTGCGACGAAGAGTTTTTTTGATGCTTTTTTAACAAATCCAGGATTACACGCACTTTGGTGGCATCGGGTGGCGAACTTTTTTTATCGTCACAAAATGGTTTTGTTGGGAAAAGTATTATCGCAGACTGCTCGTTTTTTGACTAATATAGAGATTCATCCAGGCGCAACTATTGGTAGAAGGCTTTTTATTGATCATGGTGCAGGAATTGTTATTGGAGAAACGGCAGAAATTGGCGATGATGTAACGATATTCCACGGGGTTACGCTTGGGGGAACTGGGAAAGACTGCGGGAAACGCCATCCAACTGTTGGTGACGGGGCGCTCGTTTCAGCAGGAGCGAAAGTGCTTGGGCCTGTAGAAATTGGAGCAGATGCGCGTATTGGTGCGGGAGCTGTCGTTTTAAAAGACGTGCCACCTGGTGCAACGGTTGTCGGAATTCCGGCTAAAGTTGTTCGGTTGAATGGTCGTACGGTAGGGCATGCGGTCCCGAAAATGGACGAATTAACGTTACGAATTGCGGAATTAGAAAATATAGTAGAAAAACTTTTAAAGGAAAAGGAGTAGATCTGATTGTCGATACAAATTTTTAATACGTTAAAACGAGAGAAAGAGCCTTTTAAACCGCTCAAAGATGGCGAAGTGAAAATGTATGTTTGTGGGCCAACTGTTTACAATTACATTCATATCGGAAATGCGCGACCGATCATCGTCTTTGATACAGTTCGTCGTTATTTTACGTACCGTGGCTATGATGTGAAGTTCGTGTCTAATTTTACGGATGTGGATGATAAATTGATTCGTGCGGCGAATGAGCTGAAATTGACGGTTCCGGAAGTGGCGGATCGCTTTATTGGCGCTTATTTTGATGATGTGGATCAGCTGAATGTGGCGAAAGCGACTGTGAATCCACGCGTGACGGAAAATATGGATGAAATTATTCAAATGATCAGTACGCTAATCGAAAAAGGGTATGCGTATGAGTCGGCTGGCGATGTGTATTTCCGGACGAAGAAATTCAAAGATTACGGCAAACTGTCTGGGCAAGAATTATCGGAATTGCAACACGGGGCGCGGGTTGAATATAATGAGCGCAAGCAAGATGAACTTGATTTCACACTTTGGAAAGCGGCTAAACCGGGTGAAATTTTCTGGGAAAGTCCGTTTGGGAATGGTCGTCCGGGTTGGCATATTGAATGCTCGGCGCTGGCGAAAAAATATCTTGGTGAGACGATTGATATTCATGCAGGCGGGCAAGATTTAGTATTCCCTCACCATGAGGATGAGATTGCTCAATCTGAAGCGGCAACAGGGAAAACGTTCGCGAACTACTGGATGCATAATGCCTTTTTAAATATTGATGGGGAAAAAATGTCCAAATCGCTTGGGAATTTTATTACGCTTCATGATGTGCTGAAAGATAACGATCCAAATGTGATTCGATTCTTCATGCTATCTGTGCATTACCGGAAGCCAATTACGCTGAATGATGCCATTTTAGAAGATGCGAAAAATGGTTTGGAGCGTTTAATGATTGCGTATCAAAATATTGACCACCGCATTCAAACGGATGACGGCGAATATGTGGAAGAGGCGCATGAGGACGAGTGGTTAGAACAACTGACCGAATTAAAACAAGCTTTTGAAGATGATATGGATGATGATTTTAATACAGCGAATGCGATTACCACTTTCCACGAACTTGCAAAACGTGCCAATATTTACCTTGCGAAAGAAACAGTTTCTATCAATGTTTTGCGCGAATTTTTAAGTATGATGCGTTTATTCGCGGAAGTATTAGGCTTGAAATTAGAAAATACGCAAACCGATTCGCTGGATGATAGCGAAGTAGAGGCGTTAATTGAAGAACGTCTGCAAGCGCGAAATGAACGCAATTTTGCACGAGCTGATGAAATTCGAGACATTTTAAAAGAAAAAAATATTATTTTGGAAGACACTGCGCAAGGCACGCGGTTTAGACGGGGGTAAATCATGGCAGAAGTGAAAGAATACAAACAACTGAATGGCCTCGCGCTTGCTTACATGGGTGATGCGGTGTACGAAAAATTTATCCGTGAACATTTACTTGCAGCAGGAAAAACCAAACCGAACCAATTGCATAAGACAGCGACAAAATTCGTTTCTGCAAAAGGGCAAGCTGTGGCGCTGAAAGCTATGATCGCAGAAGGTTTTTTGACAGAGGAAGAAGACCGAATTGCCAAGCGTGGTCGGAATGCGAAGTCGTATACAGTTCCTAAAAATACAGACCCGGGAACATATAGCATGTCTACCTCTTTTGAAGCGGTGCTTGGTTACCTTTACTTAGCGGGTGAAATGGACCGACTGCAAGAATGGATGGAAAAGGCGCTTGAAATAGTAGAAAAAGGAGTGGAAAACAACTAATGGAACAAGAAAATGAGCAAGAGTGGATTGGCGGGAGAAACCCCGTCCTTGAAGTGTTAAGATCCGATCGAGATATCCATAAAATATACGTACAAGAAGGTTCGCAAAAAGGTGTTTTAAAACAAGTATTAACCTTGGCGAAAGAACGTAAAATCCAAGTCCAATTTGTGCCAAAACAAAAAATTGAAAAAGTGGTAAGTGGCGCACATCAAGGGGTTGCGGCTCAAGTGGCGGCATATCAATATGCGGAACTCGACGATTTATTCGCAGCGGCTGAAGCAAAAGAAGAGATGCCATTTTTCATTATTTTAGATGAACTAGAAGATCCGCATAACTTAGGTTCGATTATGCGTACGGCTGATTCTGTTGGTGCGCATGGGATTATTATTCCGAAACGCCGCTCAGTAGGGTTGACGCAAACTGTTGCAAAAGCTAGTACAGGTGCGATGGAATATGTGCCAGTAGTTCGCGTGACGAATATGGTGCGGACAATGGAAGAATTGCAAAAACGTGGATTATGGATTTTCGGGACAGATGCGAAAGGTAGTAGCGATTACCGGACGATGGATGTGGATATGCCACTTGCGATTGTTATTGGCAGTGAAGGTTTCGGAATGAGCCGTTTAGTTCGTGAAAAATGCGATTTTCTTGTTCATTTACCAATGCGTGGAAAAGTTACATCACTTAATGCGTCTGTTGCAGCTAGTTTGTTACTTTATGAAGTTTATCGGAAACGTTTCCCTCTGGAGAAATAAAGATGGAACAAATTCTGCTTGTTGATGGATATAATGTGATTGGGGCTTGGCCGGAATTGAGTTTTTTGAAAGATCGTGATTTGGAAGCGGCGCGAGATAAGCTGGTTGAATGGATGGCGGAATATCAAAGTTATACAGGATATCGAGTGGTGGTCGTTTTTGATGCGCAGTTTGTTCGCGGTGTGAAGCGGAAAAGCAAGAAATATCAAGTCGAAGTTGTTTTTACACATGAGGATGAAACGGCAGATGAGTACATTGAACAAAAAGCGATTGAGTGGAAAAATGTCCGAACGCAAATTATGGTAGCGACCTCTGATTATACAGAACAGTGGGCTATTTTTGGCCAAGGCGCGTTACGGATTTCTTCCCGAGAACTACTTTTTGAAATTCAAGAAATGAGCAAACAAATCGGTCAGAAAATCAAGCGAATTCAGGAAGAAATGCCAAAATCTAACCTTAATCTGGATTCGGATGTTATTTCACAGCTCGAAAAGTGGAGAAGAGGCGAGGAGTAAGGGATTGACGGTATGTTTCTGACTATGTATAATGGAGCAACCATAGAAGAAATCCTGTCGTAAAGGAGCCGATTAGCCTAGTGGATAATTCAGTGAATCAAGAAGAACTTGCGATGCTCGAACTAGCGAGAAGCGGTGATACAGAAGCGCTAGAATATTTTTTCAGTAAGTATCAGTCGATTATTTACTGGAAATCAACTCAATATTTTCTGCAAGGTGCGGAGCGAGATGATTTAATCCAAGAAGCGATGATTGGTCTTTTCAAAGCAATTCGGGATTATGATAAAGCCAAAGAAGCTTCTTTTCGATCATTTGCAGAAATGTGCATTAACAGGCAGCTTCTTTCAGCGGTCAAACGGGCGTCAAGACAGAAGAATATTCCGCTTAATAATTCGGTTTCGCTTGATACGCCAATGGCTGAGGATGATGTGGACTGGACTTTGCTAGATGTTATTTCCGAAAAAGCAGCTGAAACGCCAGAAGACTTTTTAATCAAAAATGAAGATTTAACGCATGTAGCACGCCAACTAGAACAAGTCACAAGCGAATTTGAAAAAGAAGTTTTAAAACAATATTTAGAAGGTAAGAGCTATCAAGAAATGGCGCTTTTCTTCAACAAAAAAGAGAAAGCAATCGATAATGCCCTACAACGCGTCAAAAAGAAAATGATGAAACAGCTAGAATGAAAAAACAATTGACTAGCTAGGAGCCAAATGTTATATTTATATGGATGAAATGTGCCTATTTTTTGGCATGGCATATTTAATGATTGCGGAGTTGAGATAATTTATGAAGAAGAAAACATCCCTCGCTTGTTCTGAGTGTGGTTCAAGAAACTATACGGTCAATGTTAGCGGGACGCAGAAAGAAACTCGCTTAGAAGTGAAGAAATTCTGCCGACACTGCAATAAACATACATTACATCGAGAAACAAAATAGACGATATGGAGGTTTTGGTATGTCTGCAATAGCAAGATTCTTTCGGAATGTTTCATCCGAAATGCACAAAGTTACGTGGCCAACTAGAAAAGAACTTTTAACATACACAGTAACAGTAGTTATTACAGTAGTTTTATTTGCTCTATTCTTTATGTTAATTGATTTCGGTATCGAACAAATTATTAAACTTATCGTGTAGTGCTAGGAATTTTACAAAGATAATGATATACTATTACTTGAGACAAAACCCGTACAACTTTCGGGTTTTTTATTTTGGATTATACTAAAAGGAGGATGGCGGCAAAATAGGATGCTGCCAACTAAACAATGGAAAAAAATTGGTATGTAGTTCATACTTACTCCGGTTATGAAAATAAAGTCAAAGCAAACTTAGAAAAACGTGTAGAATCAATGGGCATGTCAGATAAAATCTTCCGCGTTATCGTACCGGAAGAAGAAGAAACAGAAGTGAAAAACGGCAAAACAAAAACAATCAAACGTAAAGTTTTCCCTGGTTATGTATTAGTAGAAATCGTTATGACAGATGATTCTTGGTACGTAGTTCGTAATACTCCAGGTGTTACAGGGTTCGTTGGTTCAGCAGGTTCTGGATCAAAACCAACACCATTACTTCCAGAAGAAGCAGACCGTATTCTTAAAAGCATGGGCATGGTTGAAAAACGTGCAGAAGCTGACTTCGAAATCGGCGAAACAGTTATGGTCAAAGAAGGACCATTCGCAGACTTCTCTGGTAAAGTGGATGAAATGGACAACGACAAAGGTAAAGCGAAAGTCATGGTTAACATGTTCGGACGTGAAACGCCAGTCGAAGTGGATTTCAACCAAATCGAAAAACTTTAAAACTTACAACCTCT includes these proteins:
- the cysS gene encoding cysteine--tRNA ligase, coding for MSIQIFNTLKREKEPFKPLKDGEVKMYVCGPTVYNYIHIGNARPIIVFDTVRRYFTYRGYDVKFVSNFTDVDDKLIRAANELKLTVPEVADRFIGAYFDDVDQLNVAKATVNPRVTENMDEIIQMISTLIEKGYAYESAGDVYFRTKKFKDYGKLSGQELSELQHGARVEYNERKQDELDFTLWKAAKPGEIFWESPFGNGRPGWHIECSALAKKYLGETIDIHAGGQDLVFPHHEDEIAQSEAATGKTFANYWMHNAFLNIDGEKMSKSLGNFITLHDVLKDNDPNVIRFFMLSVHYRKPITLNDAILEDAKNGLERLMIAYQNIDHRIQTDDGEYVEEAHEDEWLEQLTELKQAFEDDMDDDFNTANAITTFHELAKRANIYLAKETVSINVLREFLSMMRLFAEVLGLKLENTQTDSLDDSEVEALIEERLQARNERNFARADEIRDILKEKNIILEDTAQGTRFRRG
- the secE gene encoding preprotein translocase subunit SecE, with the translated sequence MSAIARFFRNVSSEMHKVTWPTRKELLTYTVTVVITVVLFALFFMLIDFGIEQIIKLIV
- the rpmG gene encoding 50S ribosomal protein L33, whose protein sequence is MKKKTSLACSECGSRNYTVNVSGTQKETRLEVKKFCRHCNKHTLHRETK
- the rlmB gene encoding 23S rRNA (guanosine(2251)-2'-O)-methyltransferase RlmB — encoded protein: MEQENEQEWIGGRNPVLEVLRSDRDIHKIYVQEGSQKGVLKQVLTLAKERKIQVQFVPKQKIEKVVSGAHQGVAAQVAAYQYAELDDLFAAAEAKEEMPFFIILDELEDPHNLGSIMRTADSVGAHGIIIPKRRSVGLTQTVAKASTGAMEYVPVVRVTNMVRTMEELQKRGLWIFGTDAKGSSDYRTMDVDMPLAIVIGSEGFGMSRLVREKCDFLVHLPMRGKVTSLNASVAASLLLYEVYRKRFPLEK
- a CDS encoding RNA polymerase factor sigma-70, with the translated sequence MDNSVNQEELAMLELARSGDTEALEYFFSKYQSIIYWKSTQYFLQGAERDDLIQEAMIGLFKAIRDYDKAKEASFRSFAEMCINRQLLSAVKRASRQKNIPLNNSVSLDTPMAEDDVDWTLLDVISEKAAETPEDFLIKNEDLTHVARQLEQVTSEFEKEVLKQYLEGKSYQEMALFFNKKEKAIDNALQRVKKKMMKQLE
- the epsC gene encoding serine O-acetyltransferase EpsC → MPTRLKEDITTIIKNDPATKSFFDAFLTNPGLHALWWHRVANFFYRHKMVLLGKVLSQTARFLTNIEIHPGATIGRRLFIDHGAGIVIGETAEIGDDVTIFHGVTLGGTGKDCGKRHPTVGDGALVSAGAKVLGPVEIGADARIGAGAVVLKDVPPGATVVGIPAKVVRLNGRTVGHAVPKMDELTLRIAELENIVEKLLKEKE
- a CDS encoding Mini-ribonuclease 3, encoding MAEVKEYKQLNGLALAYMGDAVYEKFIREHLLAAGKTKPNQLHKTATKFVSAKGQAVALKAMIAEGFLTEEEDRIAKRGRNAKSYTVPKNTDPGTYSMSTSFEAVLGYLYLAGEMDRLQEWMEKALEIVEKGVENN
- the nusG gene encoding transcription termination/antitermination protein NusG: MEKNWYVVHTYSGYENKVKANLEKRVESMGMSDKIFRVIVPEEEETEVKNGKTKTIKRKVFPGYVLVEIVMTDDSWYVVRNTPGVTGFVGSAGSGSKPTPLLPEEADRILKSMGMVEKRAEADFEIGETVMVKEGPFADFSGKVDEMDNDKGKAKVMVNMFGRETPVEVDFNQIEKL
- the gltX gene encoding glutamate--tRNA ligase, translating into MSETKRVRVRYAPSPTGFLHIGNARTALFNYLFARHNDGDFIIRIEDTDAKRNIADGEESQMTNLKWLGMDWDEGVDVPGKYGPYRQSERQSIYEPLIQELLDKGLAYKCYCTEEELDAEREKQKANGEMPRYSGKCRHLTKEQQAEKEAQGFKPSIRFKVPANETITFNDMVKDDVSFESNGIGDFVIAKKDGIPTYNFAVAVDDHLMEISHVLRGDDHISNTPKQIMIYNAFGWEPPIFGHMTLIVNESRRKLSKRDGSIIQFIEQYRDLGYLPEALFNFIAMLGWSPEGEEEIFSKEEFIKMFDPKRLSKSPALFDNVKLTWVNNQYVKKLPLNDVVELSLPHLQKAGVVSAELDQAELDWVHKLVSLYHEQMSYGAEIVPLSEMFFADAESITFDEEETAVLAEETVPTVISAFKKELEALEVLEAAEVKAAIKRVQKETGVKGKGLFMPIRIVTTGEMHGPELPLAIEVLGLEKVLNRLDTWLKNN
- a CDS encoding NYN domain-containing protein; this encodes MEQILLVDGYNVIGAWPELSFLKDRDLEAARDKLVEWMAEYQSYTGYRVVVVFDAQFVRGVKRKSKKYQVEVVFTHEDETADEYIEQKAIEWKNVRTQIMVATSDYTEQWAIFGQGALRISSRELLFEIQEMSKQIGQKIKRIQEEMPKSNLNLDSDVISQLEKWRRGEE